The DNA segment GGGAGCCTCTTTGCGCGCATAACATATACCACTACTTAGAATCAGGACCGATACTATGACCTCGCTTGCAATCTTGGGCGTCGGAAAGGTGGGGGGCGAGACGGCGTTCCTCTCCGCCGCGCTCGGTCTCGTAGACGAGATCGTCGTCTACGACGTATACGAGCCCCTCCTCCGGGCACAGGTGCTCGACCTGCAACACACGGGTATCGACGTTGCGATCTCCACCGAAACGGCGGCGATGCGGGATGCGGATATCTTCGTCTTTGCGGCGGGCACCCCGAGGACACCGGATATCAAGACCCGGGCCGACCTCCTCGAGGCCAATATCCCGGTGGCGAAGCGGTGCAGCGAGCTCCTGGAGGGGTTCCCCGGTGTCGTCATCTCCGTCACGAACCCGATGGACGCGAACAACTACGGCCTCTGGAAGATGATGGGCATCGACCGGCGGCGGTGTATCGGTTTCGGCAGCCAGCTCGACAGCGCGCGGTTTGCCGGTTTCCTCCGCGAGGTTGGGATCCCCGGGCCGGCCTGGGTGCTCGGGGAGCACGGCGATCGCCAGGTGCCGGTCTTCTCGAAGACCGGCAGCGATCTTGATACCGGTGAGCGCGAAGCAATCCTCTCCCGGATGCGGGGGGCGAGCATGGAGGTGATCCGCGGCAAAGGGGGGACGGTCTTTGGGCCCGCGTATCACATCGCCATGCTGATCCGGGCGATCCTCCACGACCGGCGCGAGGTGCTGCCCTGCTCGTGCGTGCTCGACGGTGAATTCGGTCTTTCCGGCTGTTCCCTCGGCGTCCCTGCCCGGATAGGCCGCGAGGGCATCCTCGGCATCGAGGAGTGGGAACTCGATACCTGGGAGTCCGCGAAGATGGCGGAGGCGGGAGCGTTCGTGCGGGAACTCTGCAGGAGATTCGATGGTTGACCGGGTGCTTGAGTCCGGCATGAGCGTTCCGGCAACGCTGGAGGACTTCGGGAAGATCCGTGTCGGTATTCATCAAGTGGAGTACGGTAACGTCGGTGCCGATACCCCGGTCGTTTATATCTTCGGTCGGGACGCATCCGGAAAGGCCATTCAAGTCAGGGTGAGCGGTTTTCGGCCCTACTTCTATGCGCCTGCCGATCTGGTGGATGGCAGATCTCTCCCGCAGGAGATCGTCGGCGTTGAAGAGAATACGACCTACCGCTCTATCCAGGGCGTTCCCCTCCGGCGGCTCTACACCCGGCGTCCCGGCGATGTCCGTGCCGTCCGCGATGTATTTTCGCACCACTATGAGGCTGATATCCCGTTTACCACCCGGTTCATGATAGACTGCGGTCTTACCGCCGGTGTCGAATTACCTGCCGGTGCAGTTGAATCGTTCGATGGTGCCTTTGAGATCGAGTGTTGCGAACTCGCGCCGGCCGAGATCAAGGCTCCTGCACGCACCTGCATCATGGATATCGAGTGCGTGGACGAGCAGGGGTTCCCCGAGCCCGAGCGCGACCCGATCATCTGCGTCACCTGCTGGGACTCGTTCGACGACGACTACACGACTCTCCTCTGGCAACCCGGCGAGGCGGCGGGCGATGCGCCCGATCTTTGCGTCCAAGAGCGGCACCGGGTCGTCCGGTACCCGGACGAGATCGCGATGCTCAAGGGGCTCGTCGACTACGTCAAAAAACGCGACCCCGATATCCTCTCGGGCTGGAACTTCGTAGAGTTCGATATCCCCTACATCGTGAAACGGATGGGGGCGCTCGGCCTCAAGGCCGAGGATCTCGCTCGTATCCCGGGACAGACCGAGCGAAACGCCGTCCGGGGCCGCTCGATCTTCGATCTCCTCGGCGCTTACCGGAAGATGCACCAGGCCCAGAAGGAGTCGTACCGGCTCGATGCGATCGCCGGGGAGGAACTCGGGGTGACGAAGGTCCGCTACACCGGGACGATCACCGACCTCTGGCGTACCGACCCGAAGCGGCTCGTGGAGTACAACTACCGCGACGTCGAGCTCTGCGTCGGGATCGATCAAAAGAACAACATCATCGAGTTCTACCGGGAGATCGCCCGGTACGTCGGGTGCCCGCTCGACCGGACGCTGAACTCGTCGAACGTCATCGACATCTTCGTTCTCCGGAAGGCGTCGGGCACGTTCGTTCTCCCCTCAAAAGGGCTCGCTGCAGGTGACGAGTTCGAGGGGGCGACCGTCTTTGAGCCCGCGACCGGTCTAAGGGAGAACGTGGTGGTTCTCGACCTGAAATCGCTCTACCCTATGGCGATGATGACGATCAACGCCTCGCCCGAGACGAAGAACCCGGACGGCGAACTGCGGGCCCCGAACGGCATCCGGTTCTCCCGGGAACCGGACGGGCTGACACGGAGCATCATCGCCGAGCTCCTGGAGGAGCGGGACGAGCGCAAGCGGCTCCGAAACCTTTACCCCTTCGGGTCGCCGGAGTACGTCCTTTACGACCTCCAGCAGAACGTCCTGAAGGTGATCATGAACTCCTACTATGGGGTCTCGGGCTACACCCGGTTCAGGCTCTACGACCGCGAGATCGGGTCGGCCGTCACTTCGGTCGGCCGGGCGATCATCAGGCACACCCGGGATATCATCACCAATCTCGGCTATACTGTGCTCTACGGCGACACTGACTCCTGCATGATCGAGGTTCCGCCGGGCGATCTCGAGGCGACCATTGCGCGGGCGAGGGAGATCGAGGCGAAGCTGAACGCGAGCTACGGCGACTTCGCGAAGACCGAGCTGAACGCCGATACGCATTACTTCTCCATCAAGTTCGAGAAGGTCTACCGCCGTTTCTTCCAGGCAGGCAAGAAGAAGCGCTACGCGGGGCACCTGGTCTGGAAGGAGGGCAAGGACGTCGACGAGGTGGACGTCGTCGGCTTCGAGATCCGGCGCAGCGACTCTCCGCAGATCACGCGGGAGGTGCAGCGTGCCGTCATCGAGATGATCCTTCGCGGGGACGCGTTCAGCGACGTGCAGGCGTATCTCCGCGACGTCATCCGAAAGTACCGCCGGGGGGAGTACTCCCTCGACGAGGCCGGCATTCCGGGCGGTATCGGGAAGAGCCTGGATAGTTACGAGAACGACGACGCCCACATCCGGGGCGCCAAGTACTCGAACATGCATCTCGGGACCGACTTCAAGCGGGGCAGCAAACCCAAACGCGTCTACATCAAGGCCGTCACGGCGAAGTACCCGCGAACGGACGTGGTCTGCTTCGAGTATGCCGACCAGGTGCCGCCGGAGTTCGTCGTCGACTGGGAGACGATGCTTGAAAAGACGCTCAAAGGCCCTCTCTCGCGGATCATCGAGCCGCTCGGGTGGGACTGGCACGACGTCGACCCCTCGCGGACGACGCTCTTTGATTTCGGGATGTGACCTTCCCCGAACCGGCGATAGCACGGCCCGGTCGACCGGGGTTCTGCACCCCTGGTTCGTGCCGGCTCTCTCTAC comes from the Methanoculleus marisnigri JR1 genome and includes:
- a CDS encoding malate dehydrogenase, translated to MTSLAILGVGKVGGETAFLSAALGLVDEIVVYDVYEPLLRAQVLDLQHTGIDVAISTETAAMRDADIFVFAAGTPRTPDIKTRADLLEANIPVAKRCSELLEGFPGVVISVTNPMDANNYGLWKMMGIDRRRCIGFGSQLDSARFAGFLREVGIPGPAWVLGEHGDRQVPVFSKTGSDLDTGEREAILSRMRGASMEVIRGKGGTVFGPAYHIAMLIRAILHDRREVLPCSCVLDGEFGLSGCSLGVPARIGREGILGIEEWELDTWESAKMAEAGAFVRELCRRFDG
- a CDS encoding DNA-directed DNA polymerase, with amino-acid sequence MSVPATLEDFGKIRVGIHQVEYGNVGADTPVVYIFGRDASGKAIQVRVSGFRPYFYAPADLVDGRSLPQEIVGVEENTTYRSIQGVPLRRLYTRRPGDVRAVRDVFSHHYEADIPFTTRFMIDCGLTAGVELPAGAVESFDGAFEIECCELAPAEIKAPARTCIMDIECVDEQGFPEPERDPIICVTCWDSFDDDYTTLLWQPGEAAGDAPDLCVQERHRVVRYPDEIAMLKGLVDYVKKRDPDILSGWNFVEFDIPYIVKRMGALGLKAEDLARIPGQTERNAVRGRSIFDLLGAYRKMHQAQKESYRLDAIAGEELGVTKVRYTGTITDLWRTDPKRLVEYNYRDVELCVGIDQKNNIIEFYREIARYVGCPLDRTLNSSNVIDIFVLRKASGTFVLPSKGLAAGDEFEGATVFEPATGLRENVVVLDLKSLYPMAMMTINASPETKNPDGELRAPNGIRFSREPDGLTRSIIAELLEERDERKRLRNLYPFGSPEYVLYDLQQNVLKVIMNSYYGVSGYTRFRLYDREIGSAVTSVGRAIIRHTRDIITNLGYTVLYGDTDSCMIEVPPGDLEATIARAREIEAKLNASYGDFAKTELNADTHYFSIKFEKVYRRFFQAGKKKRYAGHLVWKEGKDVDEVDVVGFEIRRSDSPQITREVQRAVIEMILRGDAFSDVQAYLRDVIRKYRRGEYSLDEAGIPGGIGKSLDSYENDDAHIRGAKYSNMHLGTDFKRGSKPKRVYIKAVTAKYPRTDVVCFEYADQVPPEFVVDWETMLEKTLKGPLSRIIEPLGWDWHDVDPSRTTLFDFGM